GTCCGCGTCGTTGGCGATGTGGACCCGACGCCCGAGGCGTGCGCCGAGCTCGCGAGCGGGATCGACATCGACCCAGGAGGCGAGAATCGTGGGTGATCTGACCTGACCGGTGGTGCCGTCGACGGGGCCCGGGACTCCCGCGCACACGGCGAGAATCTGCTGCGGATCGATGCCGACCTCGCGTACCGCTCGATCGAACATCGCCGTGGCCGTGTCGAAGGCATCGATCGCACGCCCGTCGACGTCGACGGGCGTATGCAGCTCGGCGCGCATGTCACCGACGGTGTCGGCGATCGCGACCGATACGTGAGCGTGGCCGAAGTCGATCGCGGCGACCCAGCCGGGAGGCGCCGACGGCACGAGTAGTGCGGACGGTCGCCCCCGTCTCGCGGTACGCCGGGCGGCATCGGGTAAGCGCTCCTCGAGCAGCCCCTCGTCGAGGAGACCTTGGACCCCGTGCGCGACCGCGCTTCTCGCGAGGCCGGTCGATCGGGACAGCTCGCTGCGACTCAGCGCGCCATGCGTTCGGACGGCTTCGAGCAACAGCCGTCGCGATCGCGCTCGGCGTGCGGTGACCGGCTCCGACTCCTTCATGACGGCACTCTAATACTCCGCCGAAAGGAATAAATAGGATTCCTTACAGATGTCTTGACGCGCAATATCGGTGCCTCTACGTTCGTACGAAATTGCGTCGGAGGTAGCGAAATGTCGTCTCGTCTCAGCAATCGCTCGCTCATCGGAATCGTCGCCGCGGCCCTCACCTGCACGGTCGCTGCCGCCGTCGCCGGCCAACCCGCCTCGGCCGCCGAGCGCACCCGCGTCGACGCCGCGTACAAGAACCCCGACCTACCGGTCGCGAAGCGGGTGGATGACCTGCTCGACCGGATGACGTTGGAGGAGAAGGTCGGGCAGATGATCCAGACCGAGCGCTACCAGGTCTACGACGACGCATCGCCGATCACCGAGTACAAGCTCGGCAGCATCCTCTCCGGCGGTGGCTCCACGCCGCCCGAGAACACACCAGAGGCCTGGGCGGACATGGTGGACCGGTTCCAGCGTGCCGCACTCGACACGCGGCTCGGCATCCCGTTGCTGTACGGCGTCGACTCGGTGCACGGCCACAACAATCTGTACGGTGCGACCGTCTTTCCACACAACATCGGACTCGGCGCGACCCGTGACCCCGCACTCGTACGCGAGGCCGCACACATCACCGCGGAGGAGACGCGGGCGACCGGGCCGCAATGGACGTTCTCACCGTGTATCTGCACCGCGCGCGACGATCGCTGGGGACGTACGTACGAGAGCTTCGGCGAGTCGGCGAGTCTCGCCACCCGGCTCGAGACGGCGATCGACGGATTTCAAGGCGGCCCGGGTGAGTTGTCCGATCCGGACCGGGTGCTCGCCACGGCGAAGCATTATGCGGGCGACGGTGCGACGGAGTACGGCACCGGCGAGGGCGACTACACGCTCGACCAGGGCATTGATGTCACGAACTTCTTCGACTTCTGGCGGCACTCGCTGCGACAGTACGTACCAGCCGTGCGACGACACGACGTCGGCTCGGTCATGCCGTCGTTCTCCAGCGTCGACTGGCAGGGTGACGGTGTCGGAAACCCGACGAAGATGCATGCGAACAAGCGCCTGATCAACGGCTTGCTCAAGCACACGATGGGCTTCCGCGGCATCGTGATCACCGACTGGGCGGGCATTCACCAGATCCCAGGTACGTGGAAGAAGCAGGTACGCACGGCCGTCAACGCAGGCATCGACATGTTCATGGAACCCGACTCGTACAAGGAGTTCCACGACACTCTGCTCGCCGAGGTCGAGGCCGGGCGCGTGTCGATGGAGCGGATCGACGACGCTGTGACCCGCATCCTGACCGCGAAGTTCGAGCTCGGACTGTTCGAGGATCCGTTCACCCCGCGCGAGCACATGGGCGACATCGGCAGCGACGACCACCGTGCGCTCGCCCGCAAGGCGGTGCAGGAATCACAAGTGTTGCTGAAGAATCACGGCAACACGCTTCCGTATGACGCCGATGATGACATCTACGTGGCAGGGAGCAACGCCGACAACCTGGGCAACCAGGCCGGCGGGTGGACGATCACCTGGCAGGGCGGTTCGACCAACAAGATCAAGGGCACCACGATCCTCGAAGGGATCCAGGATGCCGCGGGTGGCGAGGTCAGCTACAGC
The sequence above is drawn from the Nocardioidaceae bacterium SCSIO 66511 genome and encodes:
- a CDS encoding ROK family protein, translated to MKESEPVTARRARSRRLLLEAVRTHGALSRSELSRSTGLARSAVAHGVQGLLDEGLLEERLPDAARRTARRGRPSALLVPSAPPGWVAAIDFGHAHVSVAIADTVGDMRAELHTPVDVDGRAIDAFDTATAMFDRAVREVGIDPQQILAVCAGVPGPVDGTTGQVRSPTILASWVDVDPARELGARLGRRVHIANDADMGAHGELRFGAATGARDFLYIKASHGIGAGLVLDGRTYRGSVGIAGEIGHTQLGDGGAWCRCGNRGCLETVVSSTQVRRQLAHVLAAEGDEWPTGMLENPVALRILTTAGRTIGRVIADLCNCLNPSLVVIGGDLGTIGVPVVSGVRESLDQYAQPATAATVDVRAAALGQRAELVGAMAYAIDTLTLR
- a CDS encoding glycoside hydrolase family 3 C-terminal domain-containing protein codes for the protein MSSRLSNRSLIGIVAAALTCTVAAAVAGQPASAAERTRVDAAYKNPDLPVAKRVDDLLDRMTLEEKVGQMIQTERYQVYDDASPITEYKLGSILSGGGSTPPENTPEAWADMVDRFQRAALDTRLGIPLLYGVDSVHGHNNLYGATVFPHNIGLGATRDPALVREAAHITAEETRATGPQWTFSPCICTARDDRWGRTYESFGESASLATRLETAIDGFQGGPGELSDPDRVLATAKHYAGDGATEYGTGEGDYTLDQGIDVTNFFDFWRHSLRQYVPAVRRHDVGSVMPSFSSVDWQGDGVGNPTKMHANKRLINGLLKHTMGFRGIVITDWAGIHQIPGTWKKQVRTAVNAGIDMFMEPDSYKEFHDTLLAEVEAGRVSMERIDDAVTRILTAKFELGLFEDPFTPREHMGDIGSDDHRALARKAVQESQVLLKNHGNTLPYDADDDIYVAGSNADNLGNQAGGWTITWQGGSTNKIKGTTILEGIQDAAGGEVSYSEDASAPIGEHDLGVVVVGETPYAEGFGDVGGPSWSGDPGDNGKPRPAKTMKLSNADKAAVDKVCTKAERCVVVVVSGRPMVIDPDRRARIDALVAAWLPGSEGAGVADTLFGEAPYTGRLPVTWPRTLAQEPINIGDRDYDPLYAYGHGLRTRTR